The Vibrio syngnathi DNA window CAGTGCGTCGATGATCAGTTGTTTTAGTTCGTTGTGTAATGTTTCCACTTAGGCCTACTTAGTACTTTATCTAAATGCTACTTCAAGGGGGGCGATTCTACATTATGTGATGTATTTTCGAAACGCTGATATCACCAGTTGTTTTATTGATGAGCTAAATATTTTCTTCGGAAGGAAAAATAGTCTGTGCAAGGTGTTGATTGAGGCGCCTTGCTGCCGAAGTTAAGTTGTTCGAATTCTCAATAAATGGTGCGACGTCTATTTTACCTTTCACCGCGATATGAAAAAAGGGTTTAGTGGCAGGAACTTGATACCACTTTTTCTCTTTTGTTAAGAATGTCGGAGAAACCGTAATATGAATCACGCGTAAGTCGGTTTGTGTTCGAGTGGCAATTTGTGCCGCACCACGTTGTAAGGATGGTTCAATTCCTGGCGTTGTGCGAGTTCCTTCGGGGAAAACTAACAATACATTGCCACGCGAAAAGCGTTCTTCACAGCGTTCTAAAAGATCGTCAGGAGTTTGGTTGGGTATGTATCCCGCTGCTTTGACAATCCTCTTCATAAACGGGTTTTCCCAAATAGCGGCCTTAACGAGGCAATCACACTGAGGCAATTGAGAGGCGATCAGTACATAGTCAATCAAGCTAGGATGATTGGCAACAATGATGCAGTTGCGATCTTCGCGGAGCAATTCGGCGCCATCAATTCGGTAATCAATCGCGCCCGTGAACTTCATTATTTGGCAGAATGCATTGAATGAGAAACGGATCAATCGCTGTGCTTTGAGTTCTCTTTCAATGATATTGCGAGTCGTTAGTGCAAAAGAAGGTAAGATTAAGAAGCTTAAGACCAAGCCACCCAAACCAAAGATGGTAAAGCAGAGCCCAGTCGCGAATACTCGCCAATATTGGCCTACTTTATTCACTGTTGCGTTCCTGATTTGGCGTTATTCCACGACCAATTTTGGTGTTTACCTGCAATAGTCCAATGCTGAGTCCCCAATAGAATATGTTGTAATGCTTGTAGACCTTGTGGCAAATCAGTTGTTGAGCTTTCGTTAGCTATTGATTTGCTGGCTATTGGTTTACTTACTATTGGTTTGCTCACAATCGGCCTGTTAGGTATTGCTCTCGACACTGAGTAGTTATTGCCTGTGGTTAGCACTAAGCCCAAAGCATAATCAGCATAGTGCTGATCTTCGTACTCTCGGTATACGTCAGGCAGAGGTTGGTCGAAGTCAATGACGAGTACACGATGTGACGGATACTGATGTAGGTAAAGATAAGCTTCAATCAGAGCATTGTGGAAAGTATCTTGCCCTGCCGCTATTGAAGTCAGTGGAATTGGTGCTTTTGCAGCAATCGTTGTTAGACCTGCAGCGGTGTTGTGTACTGATTGGGAAAACGCCATTGGAGAGGCGTCGTCACCTTCTAATATTGATTGAATTAAAGTGGCTGTTCGGTGGAGCTCACCATGTCGACTGGCAAAAACCAGATAATCAATCGAGGTATCTTTTAGTAGGGTTAATGCGGTTTGGACGGCCAGTTTGCTTTGCAGGCTCATTCGGCGGCGCATCATAGGAGGGATGGCTTTAAATTCAGTTGAGCCATTTTGTGGCCAATCTAAATGAGTGCTCCACGTTTGCCACTCAGCAAAGGAATAGAGGCCTGGCGAATTTGCTGACCATTTTTCAATATTAAACGACATTAATTGGGATTGATTTGACATAGAGTATTGATTTACTTTGGGTCTAACTAATACTATGCATGCTTATAAATAAACACGGGTAAGGAGTTTAAATGAAATTACTAAAAATAGCCGTTTCAATGTTATTTATACTCGTTCTTGCAGGCTGTGGGCGTGTCCAACCTGTAATGAATGTTGAGGATACTCCAGTTGCTTTGAATCTTCAAAGTAAACAGGTGAAATCAGCAATTTATGAGTCTGCTGAGAACCGAGGTTGGTTGGTTTCAGAAATCAAACCAGGCCTAATCCGTGCTGAACTGTATGTCCGTTCACATCATGCTGTGGTTGATATTCCATATAATGATAAGTTTTACTCTATTCTTTACGTCGAATCTGAGAATTTGAAGTACGACGATGGTGAAATACACCGCAATTACAACCGTTGGGTTAATAACTTGAACGTTGATATTAAACGCAAGCTTGCACAAATGGCTGCTGAGTAGCTCTCTATTATTTTAAAGTTAGGTTTTTCGTGTCGGAATATAAATTAGATCCATTCAACGCATTAGAAGCAAAAACAGAAGCGCAAAAATTGTCTTTTGCCCCTATTGTTTTTCATACAGCTCGTACACTTCGTGATTTAGGTATATTGAAAGCGTTAGATGACGCAGGCAATGATGGTTTACCCGCTGAAACTATTTCTCAAGCAACGGGTGTATCCGAATACGGTGTCAAAGTTCTGCTTGATATGGCGTTGAGTGCTCATATCGTTACCTGGGATAAGCCCCGCTATAAAATGGCTAATCTAGGTTTTTATCTATTGCACGATGGCATGACCAACGCAAATATGGATTTCACTGCTGATGTCTGTTACGCCGCGATGATGCATTTAACCGAAGCAATAGAAGAAGGCACACCTGCGGGCCTGAAAGAGCTGGGTGATTGGGAAACGATTTACCAAGGCTTGTCTCAATTGCCAGAAAAAGCAAAAGAGAGTTGGTTTAAGTTTGATCATTTCTATTCAGATCGTTCGTTCCCTGTGTTGCTTGAGAAAGTTTTCAGTAAGAAGCCTAAATCGCTGGTGGATATTGGCGGTAATACAGGTAAGTGGGCGATGCAATGTTGTAACTACGACTCTGATGTCGAGGTGACGATTGTCGATTTGCCGCAGCAACTAGAAATGGCAATGGCAAACGCAACACAGCACGGTCATCAAGACCGAGTGACTCCATTCCCCGCTAACATGCTTGATAAACAGCAAGCGCTGCCGACAGGTACAGACGTGTGGTGGATGAGTCAGTTCCTTGATTGCTTCTCGCCAATGGAAATTCTTAGCATATTAAAACGTGTTCGCTCTCATATGTCAGAAGACGCGACTGTTTATATTCTTGAACTGTTTTGGGATGCACAGAAATACGATGCGGCTTCTTATAGCTTAAATGCGACGTCTCTCTACTTCACTTGCTTGGCCAACGGCAACAGTCGCTTTTACCGCAGTGAAGACTTCCTAGAGATAGTGGAAGAGGCTGGCTTCGACGTGGTGACTCGTACCGATGATATCGGTCTTGGGCATACGCTTCTGGAGCTGAAAGCTAGCGCGAAATAATCATGGTAAACATGGCTTAAATTAATGAAAAAACTGTCAACTCAAGTAGTGATCATCGGAGCAGGCCCATCAGGGTCTATTGCTGCGTCTTTGCTTCATAAAAAAGGCATCGATGTTCGAGTGATTGAAAAAAGCCTTTTTCCCCGTTTTTCTATTGGTGAAAGCCTGTTACCAGCATGCATGGAAGTGATCGAACAAGCGGGCATGACTGAAGCGGTGGTTAATGCTAACTTCCAATTTAAAGATGGCGCGGCTTTTCGTAAAAATGGCGTTTATACGGCGTTTAATTTTGAAGATAAGTTCTCTTCTGGGCCGGGAACGACGTTTCAGGTTCAACGAGGCTCGTTTGATAAAGTATTGGCAGACAGTGCTGAAGCGCAGGGTGTTACCATTGATTACCAACATGAACTGGTAGGTATTAACTTCGCTGAAGATCGTACGATATTAGATGTACAAGTGCAGGGTGGAGAGCGTTATCAGCTAGAGGCTCAGTACGTCCTGGATGGTAGTGGTTTTGGTCGAGTGTTACCAAAGATGCTCGATTTAGAAGAACCATCACAACTTCCTCCGCGCAAAGCCATTTTTACGCATATCAACGATCATATCTCAGTAATAGATACTGACCTTGAATACGATCGCAGTAAAATTTTGGTCTCGGTGCATCCAACCAACCCTGATGTATGGTATTGGTTGATTCCTTTCAGTAACGGCGTCTCTTCATTTGGTGTGGTAGGGGAGCCTAAATTCTTTGAATCATACCCAGAAGACAAGATTGCGGCGATTAAGCAGCTGGCAACAGAAGAGTCGGGTTTAGCTGAAATATTGGCAAATGCAGAGTATCCGAACCCTGCGGGCGAAATCGGTGGTTATTCTGCCAACGTAAAACACCTTGCAACAGACAAGTATGCGCTCTTGGGCAATGCCGGTGAGTTCCTTGACCCTGTGTTTTCATCAGGCGTGACGATTGCGATGAAGTCGGCTCAGTTTGCGGTTGAGTGCGTGGAAAAGCAGCTCAATGGTGAGAAGGTTGATTGGGACCGTGATTATGCGGATCCGCTGATGGTTGGCGTGAATACCTTTAGAACGTATGTTGAAGGGTGGTACTCAGGTACCTTGCAGGATGTGATTTTCTATCAAGACCCCAACCCGAAGATTAAGCAGATGGTGTGCTCAATTTTGGCTGGCTACGCATGGGATCAAACCAATCCTTATGTGAAAGAGTCAAAGCGTCGATTGAAGACGCTGGCAGAGATATGCCGAAGCTAGGTGGTCTATTTAGTATGTAGTAGCATGCTAAATGGTCACTATCGTTAGCCATAAATAAAAACAGCCGCAATGCGCGGCTGTTTTTGTATCAGATAAATCTGAGAAGCTGATTTTCAGAGCGAATACCAACTCCAGTAAGTAAGAGAGCAAAAATTCTAACGAAGTTATCGAGGTTGATACTACTTCAGGTCGATGCTGTTCAATCGTCCCATAAAGATAAGCAGCTCAATGACATCTTTGTGGGCTTCAAGGAGTGCTCGTTTGGTTTGGCTATAGGCCGCGAGTCGACCGTGTTTCCGTATAGAACATACTTTTGTTCTGTATTTGTAATCGCCATTTTCAGAGAAAACACGCCATTTCGCAATGTAGCACTCGTCGCGATGTTCAGGGTCACTCTGCGTTGGATTAGGCTTAAATACAATTTTAGGCTCTAAACTATGAGGCAGACGTGTCATGAGATAGGGCTCTTTGAGGACCTTTGGCCAAAACTTGCCCCAAAGCTGCCTACCCAGCTCATCTCTTAATTTGATGGTTTTCTTGAGTGCTTTCTCTTCCCCCATACGAACGAAACCGACTGAACGATGCAGTACCGTATCGTCGGGAGTATGAATGTGGATCTTAAAAGCGGTCTTACCTTTCGAGATAAAGCGGTAACCGGTAGCACCAATTAGATTATTCTGGCTCATAGTTTGCTAAATGATGATTATGTTATTAATAAGGTTACGACAAATACCGCGAAACCGAAACTAATCCTCGTGAAAAAAATAAAGCCTTAGCATTTTTGCTAAGGCTTTATTAGAAAATATGATCTGATAGAGCTGCTAACTACATAATTTTCTGCATCACATCACCAATTTGAATGCTTCCAGCCAGACTTGGCTGATCGATCGTAAGTTCAGCTTCGTTTTCATAAACGCGAGAAACGGTCAGTGTGATATCACTTTGAGAGACCTTATTGCGTGGTAAGCCTCTTTGGTCGATAAATGAACCCGTGTGCCAGAGTTGAAGTTTGTCACCTTGTTGAACGCCGTGTATTCGGCCTAAATCAATGGTAACTGTATTGCCAAACACCGCGGCGACCTCTGGAAGGGTGATTTTACAAGATACTTCCGATTCTAAATCCAACATAATATTGCGGCTGACGCGAAGCATCATACTGCCATAGGTTGATGCCCAGAAACGAGCACTGCGGGTATCGATTTCACTGGTCTTGGCAAATGGCCATTTTGCCACTTCACGATAGCTTCGGTTGTAGACCTGATGCCCTGTTTTACCATCGAAGACTTGCATTTCTAACGCAAATTGGCGGTTGATAATGTCATCTTTCAAAAGCTTAGATTCGATGGTCGCTGTTAAGTCGGTGATATCACCGCCGATGATGTATTGTGCGCCCGTATCTTGCGCGATCATCTTGATCACTTCAGGTCGGCGCTTGTCGATGTCGTAATTTGTTGTACCAACAGAGACAAAACTTCGAGATTCTTGCGCCAGTTGTCGGTTAACGACATGGCCAAAATCATCACCAATGTTATAGATTCGGCCCATAACAGCTTGCTGTGGAGAGCTCACATCAATATTGCCAACCAAAAATGTCTTTTTATATTGGCTCTCATGGCAAGCACTTGCCGAAGGGTAGATGTCAATCTTTGCTGTGACCATTATATTGCCACTGCGTTTCTTCTCATTTTCTACCAATATGTAGCGCACTTCATGATTGGTAAATTGAAATTCTTTCTTTTTTGCATCTAAGTAGGGAGTGAGGTTTGCAATGCTGCCGATGTCAGCGCCAGAGAACTGTATGGCTTTGTAGACGGCATCTTCTAGTGCATGAACCCTTGCCGCATCCTCTGACGATACGATGGTTGCAGTACCGGTAACTTCATACCAAGAGGCATGAGTACTGAAGCTGATGGTTGTCAGTAAACTTATTGAAAATAAGTAATAAATTATTTTTTTCATCTATTCGTTACCAGTTGGGTATAAATATTGCTTAACAAATATCTATAAGCTTAAAGCTGACTCAAGTGCGTTTTTCATAATCTGAACCATTAATGAATAGCAAAGATTGTTCCAACATTGTAATCCATTGAAAAGATTAATGGCGAGAACATATTGGAACAGCAAGCACTAAAACTATCTGGAGATAAGAGAATGAAAAAATGGCTCGTAGTAATGAGTGTCATGTTAATGACATCATGCGCTTATTCGCCAATCTATAATGGTAAGTCTGAGTATTCGGGCAGTCCGTTTATGTTGATGGACAGCCCGCGTCATACGATGGATTTTTTTGTTGAAAGCATGACCGAAGATTTGATCTTGTCGAATACGAGTATTTCAGCCAGAACACCCATTGCCATTACCTCGTTTGTCGACCTGCAGCACATGGACACAACTAGCTGGTTAGGAAACTCGGTATCAGAAGGTTTCATTCATCAGTTTCAGCGTCGAGGCTTTAAAGTGGTTGATTTTAAAACCACAGGCTCTATCCAAGTGACCCATCAGGGAGATTTTGCTATTAGCCGCGATTGGAAAGATTTAGCTCAAGAGCAAGACGTTCAGTATGTTTTGACTGGAACTATGCTTCGTCAAGAAGGCGGTGTTCTAGTGAATGCTCGCGTAGTCGGAATGCAAACTCGTATTGTTGTTGCTTCCGCACAAGGCTTCTTACCTGCAGACCGTATTGGTCGCGATTTAGATACTCTGAACAGTATCCGAACTCAAGATGGGGTTATCATTCGTTCTGATCCAACGATCAGTCAGCCTCATACTGTTATTCTTCGCCCTTAGGAGTTCGTGATGAAGAAGTTAATATTTGTTGTTGCCGTTTTATTGCTTGTCGGCTGTCAACCATTACAAAGCATGAGACCTAATGACTTTTTGGTTGCGGTTGGCTACGCGAGTGTTAGCGAGCAGAAAGGTCGTAATGACGAAGAGAAACGTATCCGAGCAATGAGAGCCTCTAAAATTGATGCGTATCGTGAACTTGCCGAACAAGTATATGGTATGCGCGTGAGTGGTCGTGCTGAGCTTGAAGATCAACGTCTTGGTACTGAGAGAACTTCAGGTGCGGTTGATGGTGTTATCCGTGGTGCAGAAGTGGTGCGTAGTTATCCTGTTGGCGATAGCTATGTGACTGAACTGCGGTTAGATATCCGAAAAATGGAACAACTGCGTAATTATGGCGAAGTTCAGCCTGTTCCAGAGAAGAGACAGCAAACGTTGTTCTAATTTAAATATTATCTAGTTATAGGCTTATTCAGTTAAATTGGCTGCCAATCGCTTTCCAGATGGTGTATCGGCAATCAATAATAGCTATGAATAAGAAAGCGGCAAGTATGAAAATACTTGCCGCTTTTTGTTTATCGGCTTTGGGAGTACATTCACAGGTTTAGTGGGAGCTTTGACTGGTGTTACGAGAAGGGTAGGCTGAGATACAGATACAGATACAGATACAGATACAGATACAGATACAGATAAAGATATGAAGGGTAAGGTTTACCTAGCTAGGCTTTAACGTTGGTTCCTAGCGTCGAAATGGTATGCGTTTGACCACCGGCATTGTAGGTCATGCCAATTTTTCCGTGGCTTTGCTGCATCATATTGCTGAGTTTTTTGAAGCTAAGGTGTGCTCGATTCAAGGCTTCGCCATTTACCAGGTTCGCTTGATGGCAATCGTGCACTATGGACTTGATGGTTGTGACTAACTGAGCAAGTTCAGGGTTTTCGGTCAGTTCAGATATATTAGTATGGGCAGCGATTCGTTGATCGGTTGATCTTAGTTGTTCAACAAGAACCACTTTCTCTTTGGCTATTCGCTCAATATCGCTTGATTGTCGGCTTGTAATAGCGATTTTCTCTGAACTCAATAATTCAGATAAGGCTTTGGCATTTTGAAGTTGGAAATTAACTAAATCTGCTAGTGCCGCCATAATGTAACCTACTAATAACCTCGTGTACTTTAAGATAATAACTTTATTTAAAAGTTAATGTTTGCTTAAAGACCTTTTAATTCGTTTTCAAATTTCATCATGTTGTCGGCCAACTTTTCTGGGTCAACAGTGTATGAACCATTTGCGATCGCTTCTTTTATTGCTGCGACTTTCACGGAATCGAAACTTGGTTGCGCTGCCATCTCTTGATGGAGTTGACCAATCGCCTTGCCTTGTTGGCTTAGTGAAACCGCATCTTTGCTTGCTGGTGATTTAGATGATACATCCGAACTTGATGTATCAGACCTAGAATCAGAGCGCACTGCTGAGCGGTTAGTGCTCGTTAGGGTTTGCCCTGAACGAATATTATCAATACCTGCCATAGTTAAGCCTTTTTCTTCAAAATGGGAACCTGTACAGTCAGTATCGACCATGGGTTCAAATACTTTAGCAATTTTTAGCTCATTAGTCGAAAAGGAAGCAAACGCCTCGACCGTTATATTCGGTGTTAGAGTTGAGAATAAAAAGCGCTAACGATACCGACACTTAGAAGTGAAGTGTTAAAAGTAAACCGTGACTTCAGACATGCTGGTAACAATTCCTTCGATTATACGCTGTGATTTGTCATTTTTCACCCTAACTTGATCACCCATTGAGCCATCGGTAAGTGCAGTCCCTTTGGTGGTAATGGTCATGCCACCTTTTACTGCTTGTATGATAACCTTCTCATTTCGGCATACGACACAAATATCGCCTCTTTCGACAACATCACCTGGCCTCAGGTTCTTTTTTACCTTAGCACCGACGACTTGTTGTGGAGCGGTAAAACCTTGGCGACGAAATTTGTTGAGAGAAATCATCGCGGTCGTGACATCGTATTGACCGATGATTTCGCCTCTTGCCAGTGAACGAGTCGTTGTGACAAGTGGAACTGACATTGAAATGCGCACAGGCACGTAAACACGCCATTCATCAGGCACACAACGAACTAAAACGGTAATGCTGCTACGGGTGTTGGTTGTTGTTGAGGCGCTTGTCTCGAGGGGAATAGGGCAATTTGTGGCTTTGATTCTAGAGTCAATATTAGCTGAATTAACAAAAAGTTCACCGCCTCGCGGTTGCTCGACCGAATCAAGAATGTGTTGCTCAGCGGCTGATTGGATCATGTCAATTTGTTCCGGTGTTGCCGCGTGTATAAAAAAACTAAACAATATTGTTAGAATGCCGATAAACTTAGCGACAGTTTTAAAAATAGTTCTACACATAGCTATGGAAAAAAGATATATGTTTGTTTTATGATATGTCATTTTATTTCTCTAGTGGTTCGTAGCCTGCAGTAGACTAACACTTTCTATCCAAAAAGTTTGATATGGAGATGAGCTCATGACGGGTATTCTTGATTCAGTGAATCAGCGTACGCAACTCGTCGGTCAAAACCGATTAGAATTACTAACCTTTCGCCTAATGGGGCGTCAGCGTTACGGTATTAATGTATTTAAAGTGAAAGAGGTTTTACAATGCCCTCGTCTGACTTTAATGCCAAATTTACATCATCTCGTAAAAGGTGTAGCTCATATTCGTGGTCAGACAGTTTCTGTCATTGATTTGAGCTTAGCGGTAGGCGGGCGTCCAACATCAGATATCGATAAGTGCTTTGTCGTGATTGCTGAATTTAACCGTACTATCCAAGCATTCCTTGTAAGCTCTGTAGATAGAATTGTTAATATGCACTGGGAAGCTATTCTTCCACCACCAGATGGTTCGGGTAAAGATAACTACCTAACAGCGGTTACTAATATTGACAATGAGCTTGTGGAAATATTAGACGTTGAAAAAATCTTGGCTGAGATTTCTCCAGTTGATGAAACAATGGATAGCAGAATCGCAGAAGAAATTGCAGAAGTTGAACAAGAGAAAGAATTGGTTCGCCGAATCTTGATTGCTGATGACTCCACGGTTGCTCGTAAGCAGGTTCAACGTGCTATCGAATCAATTGGTTTTGAGGTCATTGCTGTTAAAGATGGTAAAGAAGCCTATGAAACTCTAATGAAAATGGCATCGGAAGGCAGTATTTACGATCAAATTTCATTGGTGATTTCAGATATCGAAATGCCAGAAATGGATGGATACACGCTGACTGCTGAGATTCGTCGTCACGCAGAACTAAAAGATTTATATGTAATTTTGCACTCATCATTGAGTGGTGTATTTAACCAAGCCATGGTTGAACGTGTAGGAGCTAACTCCTTCATCGCGAAATTCAATCCTGACGAGCTTGGTGGCGCGGTTAAAGCTGCGTTAACTAACTAAAAGAGACATTAATGACTGCTATAACAATAAGTGATCAAGAGTATCGCGATTTCAGCCGTTTCTTAGAATCTCAATGTGGCATTGTATTAGGTGACAGCAAGCAGTATTTAGTGCGCAGTCGTCTAAGCCCATTAGTAACGAAGTTTAATGTAGCTTCATTATCTGATTTGCTAAGAGATGTAGTGACAGGTCGAAACCGTGAGTTGAGAGTGGCGGCAGTGGATGCTATGACGACTAACGAGACACTTTGGTTCCGAGACACTTATCCGTTTGCTGTACTAGCGGATAAACTTCTACCGGAAATAGCGGCAAATAAACGTCCTATCAAGATTTGGTCTGCGGCAAGTTCTTCAGGCCAAGAACCATACTCAATGGCTATGACGATACTTGAGACCCAAGCACGTAAGCCGGGTATGTTGCCAAATGTATCGATCACCGCTACTGACATTTCAGCAAGTATGTTGGATATGTGCCGCACCGGCGCTTATGACAACCTTGCTTTGGGACGAGGACTTTCTCCTGAGCGCCGTCGCACTTTCTTTGAAGATGCTGGCGATGGTCGTATGAAAGTGAAAGACAACGTTAAGCGAATGGTAAACTTCCGTCCTCAGAACTTGATGGAGAGCTATGCACTGTTAGGCAAATTCGACATTATCTTTTGCCGTAACGTGTTGATCTATTTCTCACCGGATATGAAGTCAAAAGTACTTAACCAGATGGCAAATAGCCTGAATCCTGGTGGTTACCTATTGTTGGGTGCGTCTGAATCGTTAACCGGCTTAACGGATCGTTTTGAAATGGTTCGCTGTAATCCAGGTATCATCTACAAATTAAAGTAATTAGTGTCGCTACTTTAAGATGTAACATTACTGTCTTTATTCAAAACCCAGCCAAGTGCTGGGTTTTCTTTTTCCTGTTTAAACGATATCTTTATGTCAGAGTGACATTCCAATTTACTCTATTTATTGGCTTGTATATTGCAAGTTTACCCACGAGTGACCTGTAAAAGTAATGGTCGGCCACTTTGTTTTTAAAGTTGGTATATATATTGCTTAGGTTATCTCATAACAGTCAGTTCTTGAGTTGAGGTTTACATGGCTATTTCTTTTGACAATGCTTTAGGCATTCACCAGCACACAGTTGGTGTACGTGAGCGTAACGCTGAGGTGCTTTCCACCAATATCGCGCAAGCTAACACGCCTGGGTATAAAGCAAAGGGATTAGACTTTAATAAATCACTGCAAGCGGCAAGTTCTGGGGCAAGCATTGGTCTTAGCCGAACAGACGGTCGGCATATTTCTGCCTCAACGACGGTGAACGGGGAAACGATGTATCGAATTCCTACGCAGCCTGATACCGGAGATGGCAATACGGTTGATTTGGATTTGGAAAGAAACCTTTTCATGCAAAACCAAATTAGGCATCAAGCCTCTCTCGACTTCTTAGGAAGTAAGTTCAAGAATTTAACTAAAGCGATAAAAGGGGAATAACTAGATGAGCTTATTTAATGTATTCAATGTGACTGGTTCTGCTATGAGTGCTGAATCTGTTCGTCTAAATACTACCTCAAGCAACCTTGCTAACGCAGACAGTGTAAGTAGTTCTGCTAAAGACACTTACAAGGCTCGCCACGCAGTGTTTGGCGCTGAGTTAAATCAGGCACGTAATAGTGGTCACACTGTGCCAGTGAAAGTATTAGGTATTGTAGAAAGCGATAAGCCGCTGAGCGCGGAGTACAACCCAGATCACCCATTAGCGAACGACGAAGGCTATATCTATAAGCCTAACGTGAACGTTATGGAAGAAATGGCAAACATGATTTCAGCATCACGTGCGTACCAAACAAACGTACAGGTTGCTGACTCGAGTAAACAAATGCTGCTGCGTACGCTGCAGATGGGTCAATAAGGATAAGGAGGTAGCAAATGGCTGGAATCAACAATGTTGGTCAAAGCGGCTTGTCCTATGTTGACCAGCTGAAGAGTCTTCAAGATGGTGCTAAGAAGCCCGATGAAACAACAGGTAAGCAGGATCTTAAACAAGATGACTTCTTATCTTTGTTAACTAAGCAACTTGCACAACAAGACCCTTTTAAGCCGGTTAGCAATGACCAGATGATTGCGCAAATGGCTTCATTTGCGACCGTAGATGGCATTGGGAAAATGAATACACAGTTTGAAAACTTGAATTCATCAATGACCTCTAACCAAGCACTGCAGGCATCCTCTTTGGTTGGCCGTGACGTATTGGTTCCTGGAGCGGCAGGTGTGAAACAAGGTGATGGCGGTATGGCGGCAATGGTTAAGCTTCCTCAGGCAATGGACAATGTAATGGTCCGTGTTGAGAACGAAGTTGGCCAATTGGTTCGCACTTTTGATATCGGCTCAAAACCATCGGGTGACACACGTGTTGAGTGGGACGGAAAAGACGAAGACGGTAATCCATTGCCGGCCGGTAAATACAACGTGAAAGCGTCGGGTTTATTGGAAGGTGAGAACACAGAGTTTCAAGTGTCGAGTTATGCGAACGTGAACAGTGTGCTTCTTGGTAAAGGCGATGGCAACGTACTACTCAATCTGGCTGGTTTTACATCGCCAGTACGACTTGCTGAAGTACTAGAAGTTGGTAAAGCGTAGCTCTTTTTAAAGTGATTATGCTAGCTAGATTAGGAGAATATTGGAATGTCATATGTATCTTTAAGCGGTCTGTCCGCTGCACAGTTAGACCTGAATACAACCAGTAACAACATTGCGAACGCAAACACATTTGGCTTTAAAGAGTCTCGTGCAGAGTTCGGCGATGTTTACTCAAGCTCGTTGTTCACTAACGCGAAAACGACGCCAGGAGGCGGTGCGCAAGCTAGCCAAGTGGCACAACAGTTCCATGAAGGTTCAAGTATCTATACGAATAACCCAATGGATTTGCGTGTAAGCGGTACAGGTTTCTTTGCAGTATCGAAAGACCGTATGGTGCCGGAAATCAATGAACTAACGCGTAATGGTGCATTTCACCTAAACAAAGACAACTACATGGTTACGGCTAATGATGAGTTTCTTTTAGGTTATGATGTTGACCCAAATACGGGTGAAGTTCTTTCTTACGCACCAAAGCCTCTCGACATTCCAGCTGAGTTTGGTAAACCTAAACAGACAGAAAACATTGAAGTAGGGGTTAACCTTCCTGCGAACGGTGATCT harbors:
- the flgM gene encoding flagellar biosynthesis anti-sigma factor FlgM, encoding MAGIDNIRSGQTLTSTNRSAVRSDSRSDTSSSDVSSKSPASKDAVSLSQQGKAIGQLHQEMAAQPSFDSVKVAAIKEAIANGSYTVDPEKLADNMMKFENELKGL
- a CDS encoding protein-glutamate O-methyltransferase is translated as MTAITISDQEYRDFSRFLESQCGIVLGDSKQYLVRSRLSPLVTKFNVASLSDLLRDVVTGRNRELRVAAVDAMTTNETLWFRDTYPFAVLADKLLPEIAANKRPIKIWSAASSSGQEPYSMAMTILETQARKPGMLPNVSITATDISASMLDMCRTGAYDNLALGRGLSPERRRTFFEDAGDGRMKVKDNVKRMVNFRPQNLMESYALLGKFDIIFCRNVLIYFSPDMKSKVLNQMANSLNPGGYLLLGASESLTGLTDRFEMVRCNPGIIYKLK
- the flgA gene encoding flagellar basal body P-ring formation chaperone FlgA, which translates into the protein MTYHKTNIYLFSIAMCRTIFKTVAKFIGILTILFSFFIHAATPEQIDMIQSAAEQHILDSVEQPRGGELFVNSANIDSRIKATNCPIPLETSASTTTNTRSSITVLVRCVPDEWRVYVPVRISMSVPLVTTTRSLARGEIIGQYDVTTAMISLNKFRRQGFTAPQQVVGAKVKKNLRPGDVVERGDICVVCRNEKVIIQAVKGGMTITTKGTALTDGSMGDQVRVKNDKSQRIIEGIVTSMSEVTVYF
- a CDS encoding flagella synthesis protein FlgN, producing the protein MAALADLVNFQLQNAKALSELLSSEKIAITSRQSSDIERIAKEKVVLVEQLRSTDQRIAAHTNISELTENPELAQLVTTIKSIVHDCHQANLVNGEALNRAHLSFKKLSNMMQQSHGKIGMTYNAGGQTHTISTLGTNVKA
- a CDS encoding chemotaxis protein CheV, with translation MTGILDSVNQRTQLVGQNRLELLTFRLMGRQRYGINVFKVKEVLQCPRLTLMPNLHHLVKGVAHIRGQTVSVIDLSLAVGGRPTSDIDKCFVVIAEFNRTIQAFLVSSVDRIVNMHWEAILPPPDGSGKDNYLTAVTNIDNELVEILDVEKILAEISPVDETMDSRIAEEIAEVEQEKELVRRILIADDSTVARKQVQRAIESIGFEVIAVKDGKEAYETLMKMASEGSIYDQISLVISDIEMPEMDGYTLTAEIRRHAELKDLYVILHSSLSGVFNQAMVERVGANSFIAKFNPDELGGAVKAALTN
- the flgB gene encoding flagellar basal body rod protein FlgB yields the protein MAISFDNALGIHQHTVGVRERNAEVLSTNIAQANTPGYKAKGLDFNKSLQAASSGASIGLSRTDGRHISASTTVNGETMYRIPTQPDTGDGNTVDLDLERNLFMQNQIRHQASLDFLGSKFKNLTKAIKGE
- the flgP gene encoding flagellar assembly lipoprotein FlgP, with the protein product MKKLIFVVAVLLLVGCQPLQSMRPNDFLVAVGYASVSEQKGRNDEEKRIRAMRASKIDAYRELAEQVYGMRVSGRAELEDQRLGTERTSGAVDGVIRGAEVVRSYPVGDSYVTELRLDIRKMEQLRNYGEVQPVPEKRQQTLF
- a CDS encoding FlgO family outer membrane protein, encoding MKKWLVVMSVMLMTSCAYSPIYNGKSEYSGSPFMLMDSPRHTMDFFVESMTEDLILSNTSISARTPIAITSFVDLQHMDTTSWLGNSVSEGFIHQFQRRGFKVVDFKTTGSIQVTHQGDFAISRDWKDLAQEQDVQYVLTGTMLRQEGGVLVNARVVGMQTRIVVASAQGFLPADRIGRDLDTLNSIRTQDGVIIRSDPTISQPHTVILRP